Proteins encoded in a region of the Psychromicrobium lacuslunae genome:
- a CDS encoding CinA family protein — protein sequence MTPELAVPDAVPESKPGTSTSTNPNAASKTAALVELLIQRRLSMATAESLTGGGLAAEFAGVPGVSAVFQGGVVAYQNAIKAVVLGVPTELLATVGSVDGEVARQMALGSCRVMKSRVGIATTGAAGPEPHDGKAVGTVFVAVALDGEASFRECHFAGSRAEIRTQAVHAALDLLAEVLGASQQTLG from the coding sequence ATGACGCCGGAGCTGGCGGTTCCCGATGCGGTTCCGGAGAGCAAGCCCGGGACCAGTACCAGTACCAATCCCAATGCTGCCAGCAAAACCGCGGCACTGGTCGAACTGTTGATTCAGCGGCGGCTCAGCATGGCCACTGCTGAATCGCTCACCGGTGGTGGTCTGGCCGCAGAATTCGCCGGCGTGCCCGGTGTCTCAGCGGTGTTTCAGGGCGGCGTGGTGGCCTACCAGAATGCAATAAAAGCCGTAGTGCTGGGAGTTCCTACGGAGCTGCTCGCCACCGTCGGCTCGGTTGACGGCGAGGTGGCCCGGCAGATGGCGCTTGGCAGCTGCCGAGTGATGAAGTCGAGGGTAGGCATTGCGACCACCGGGGCAGCAGGCCCGGAACCGCACGACGGCAAAGCAGTCGGCACCGTCTTCGTGGCGGTGGCGCTGGATGGTGAAGCAAGCTTCAGGGAGTGTCACTTCGCCGGCAGCCGAGCGGAGATCAGAACTCAGGCGGTGCACGCCGCTCTCGATCTGCTGGCAGAGGTACTCGGGGCTTCACAGCAAACTCTCGGCTGA
- a CDS encoding FtsK/SpoIIIE family DNA translocase — MATRTSPVRPTASRTTKTSGKAAASSTRTRKIPEPEVHQPSWPVRAIGGLWQGIGHAVGGGIRRVGHDVSGLDPALRRDGSALLLLLLAIGIATFEWWGLTGWFADGVHGVVKGTIGWLGMLLPLMLLICAVGQFRHPESVRANNRIAIGFSIMTVAGAAIAHLVAGEPSLASGFDGVSKAGGTIGFIAAAPFAALNFWLAVLVYALLAFVSLLIVTATPFRAIPSRLRHLYEHLMGQDPQPETDRDGHDQSYLFDRDEAAKPKKERAKRGLFGKKKEESDTSLLDGFTGDEAFEHALVGDDAEPEHAAPAVPPGVRRPTKAEIAVDQLKAAQGLKPAEAVTEAISTIGVQNLAAAPPKPSVNPTVAVHHVAPQPPMTPIPQRSEQLSLAGDVTYTLPSSDVLTPGSAPKERTEANDAVVAALTEVLNQFKVDAQVTGFSRGPTVTRYEIELGPGTKVERVTALSKNISYAVASADVRILSPIPGKSAIGIEIPNVDKEIVSLGDVLRSQNARRTDHPMVMGVGKDVEGGFVVANLAKMPHMLVAGATGAGKSSFVNSMITSILMRATPDEVRMVMVDPKRVELTAYEGVPHLITPIITNPKKAAEALQWVVREMDTRYDDLSNFGFKHIDDFNKAVRAGKVKLPPDSKRVLKPYPYLLVIVDELADLMMVAPRDVEDSIVRITQLARAAGIHLVLATQRPSVDVVTGLIKANVPSRMAFATSSVTDSRVVLDQPGAEKLLGQGDALFLPMGASKAIRVQGAWVTESEIRQVVEHVKGQLQAVYRDDVAVEAPKKQVDEEIGDDLDVLLQATELVVTTQFGSTSMLQRKLRVGFAKAGRLMDLLESRGVVGPSEGSKARDVLVKPDDLAATLAAIRGDEPSAPVDATTAALAENANVNQGYGTDLVADDLNARPQAVEYYDGDDDDEGGEDAWQLTGR, encoded by the coding sequence ATGGCGACTCGTACTTCCCCCGTGCGCCCAACAGCTAGTCGCACCACTAAAACCAGTGGCAAAGCAGCGGCTAGCTCCACACGCACGCGCAAAATACCCGAACCCGAGGTGCATCAACCCTCCTGGCCCGTCCGTGCAATTGGCGGCCTCTGGCAGGGCATTGGGCACGCCGTTGGCGGTGGCATCCGTCGAGTAGGGCACGACGTCTCGGGCCTCGATCCAGCGTTGCGCCGTGACGGCAGTGCGCTGCTGCTCTTGCTGCTCGCGATTGGAATCGCAACCTTCGAGTGGTGGGGGCTGACCGGTTGGTTCGCTGACGGTGTGCACGGTGTGGTGAAAGGCACCATTGGCTGGCTGGGCATGTTGCTACCGCTGATGTTGCTGATTTGCGCGGTCGGTCAATTCCGTCACCCGGAGAGCGTCCGGGCCAATAATCGTATTGCCATCGGCTTCAGCATTATGACCGTTGCTGGTGCGGCGATTGCCCACCTGGTGGCCGGTGAGCCGAGCCTAGCAAGCGGTTTTGACGGCGTGAGCAAAGCAGGCGGGACCATTGGCTTCATTGCCGCGGCACCATTTGCCGCGCTCAATTTCTGGCTTGCCGTGCTAGTTTATGCGCTGCTGGCTTTCGTCAGCCTGCTGATCGTCACCGCCACACCGTTCCGAGCGATCCCGAGTCGATTACGTCACCTCTACGAGCATCTGATGGGCCAAGACCCGCAGCCCGAGACCGATCGGGACGGACACGATCAGAGCTATCTTTTTGATCGCGACGAGGCCGCCAAACCCAAGAAGGAACGCGCCAAGCGAGGTCTCTTCGGTAAGAAGAAAGAGGAATCGGATACCTCACTGCTGGATGGCTTCACCGGAGACGAAGCCTTCGAGCATGCGCTGGTCGGTGATGATGCGGAGCCAGAGCACGCTGCACCCGCTGTGCCGCCGGGCGTCCGTCGGCCCACAAAAGCTGAGATTGCCGTCGATCAGCTCAAGGCCGCCCAAGGTCTGAAGCCCGCTGAGGCGGTGACCGAGGCCATTTCGACGATTGGTGTGCAGAACTTGGCGGCGGCCCCGCCCAAGCCGAGCGTGAACCCCACTGTCGCCGTGCATCACGTGGCACCGCAACCGCCAATGACGCCAATCCCGCAGCGCTCGGAGCAGCTCAGCCTGGCCGGCGATGTCACCTACACCCTGCCTAGCTCGGACGTGCTGACCCCGGGCTCGGCACCAAAGGAACGCACCGAGGCCAATGACGCCGTGGTTGCTGCCCTCACCGAGGTGCTCAACCAGTTCAAGGTGGATGCCCAGGTTACCGGCTTCTCCCGCGGTCCGACCGTAACCCGTTACGAAATTGAACTCGGCCCGGGCACCAAGGTGGAGCGAGTCACCGCACTGAGTAAGAACATCTCTTATGCGGTGGCGAGCGCCGATGTGCGCATTCTCTCGCCGATCCCGGGCAAGAGCGCGATTGGCATTGAAATCCCGAATGTGGATAAGGAAATTGTTTCGCTCGGCGATGTGCTCCGTTCGCAGAACGCGCGGCGCACCGATCACCCGATGGTGATGGGAGTTGGCAAGGACGTCGAAGGCGGCTTCGTGGTGGCCAACCTGGCCAAGATGCCGCATATGCTCGTCGCGGGTGCCACCGGTGCCGGTAAGTCCTCCTTCGTGAACTCAATGATCACCTCGATTCTGATGCGGGCCACCCCGGACGAAGTCCGGATGGTGATGGTCGACCCGAAGCGGGTGGAGCTCACCGCTTATGAGGGCGTGCCACACCTGATCACTCCGATTATTACCAACCCCAAGAAAGCCGCCGAGGCCTTGCAATGGGTGGTTCGCGAGATGGACACCCGGTACGACGATTTGTCGAACTTCGGCTTCAAGCACATTGACGATTTCAATAAGGCGGTGCGGGCCGGCAAGGTGAAGTTGCCGCCGGATTCCAAGCGCGTGCTCAAGCCCTACCCTTACCTGCTGGTGATCGTTGACGAGCTCGCCGACCTGATGATGGTGGCGCCGCGTGATGTGGAAGATTCCATCGTCCGGATCACCCAGCTGGCTCGCGCCGCCGGTATTCACCTGGTGCTCGCCACGCAGCGTCCTTCGGTTGATGTGGTGACCGGTCTGATCAAGGCCAATGTGCCGTCCCGAATGGCCTTTGCGACCTCCTCGGTGACTGATTCCCGCGTCGTGCTAGATCAGCCGGGTGCTGAAAAGCTGCTCGGTCAAGGCGACGCCTTGTTCTTGCCGATGGGAGCTTCCAAGGCGATCCGAGTACAGGGTGCCTGGGTTACTGAGTCGGAAATTCGCCAAGTGGTTGAACATGTCAAGGGCCAGTTGCAGGCTGTCTATCGTGACGACGTCGCGGTGGAAGCGCCGAAGAAGCAGGTTGACGAGGAGATCGGCGACGATCTTGATGTCTTATTGCAGGCCACCGAGTTGGTGGTTACCACTCAGTTCGGCTCCACTTCGATGCTGCAACGCAAGCTGCGGGTCGGCTTCGCGAAGGCTGGCCGACTGATGGATCTGCTGGAATCACGCGGTGTGGTCGGTCCCTCCGAGGGCTCCAAGGCACGCGATGTATTGGTCAAGCCCGACGACTTGGCGGCGACCCTGGCAGCGATCCGCGGCGATGAACCTTCCGCCCCGGTAGATGCCACCACGGCGGCATTGGCGGAGAACGCCAACGTCAACCAAGGCTACGGTACGGATTTGGTGGCAGACGATTTGAATGCCCGGCCGCAGGCGGTGGAGTATTACGACGGCGATGACGACGATGAAGGTGGCGAGGATGCCTGGCAACTGACCGGCCGCTAA
- the pgsA gene encoding CDP-diacylglycerol--glycerol-3-phosphate 3-phosphatidyltransferase, whose translation MTESGTQPVPALNIANVLTVLRIVLVPFFIWFLLSDNAEYSWWRWAALLVFAAAIYTDKLDGDLARSRGLVTDFGKIADPIADKLLIGSALIILSALGELSWWITVPMLVRELGITLLRFVVIRYGVIPASRGGKIKTVLQTAAILLYLLPFTPQWPWLGLIAFLVMLAALLVTVVTGVDYVMQAVRLRNTGTGPAEQISGAGR comes from the coding sequence GTGACTGAATCGGGAACCCAGCCAGTGCCGGCGCTCAATATTGCCAATGTTTTGACCGTATTGCGCATTGTCTTGGTGCCCTTCTTCATCTGGTTTCTACTCTCCGACAACGCCGAATATTCCTGGTGGCGCTGGGCCGCGCTGCTGGTTTTTGCGGCCGCTATCTACACCGATAAGCTCGACGGCGATTTGGCGCGCAGCCGCGGACTGGTGACCGATTTTGGCAAGATCGCTGACCCGATTGCCGATAAATTGCTGATCGGCTCCGCGCTAATCATTCTTTCCGCGCTCGGCGAGCTGTCTTGGTGGATCACGGTACCGATGCTTGTGCGCGAACTCGGTATTACTCTTTTGCGTTTTGTGGTGATCCGCTATGGTGTGATTCCGGCCTCGCGGGGCGGGAAGATCAAGACCGTACTGCAGACAGCAGCTATTTTGCTGTATCTCTTGCCGTTCACACCGCAATGGCCTTGGCTAGGCCTGATCGCCTTCCTGGTGATGCTGGCGGCTCTGCTGGTCACCGTGGTCACCGGGGTGGATTACGTGATGCAGGCAGTTCGCTTGCGTAACACCGGCACCGGCCCGGCCGAACAGATATCCGGAGCCGGGCGATGA